From Agromyces sp. SYSU T00194, a single genomic window includes:
- a CDS encoding PPOX class F420-dependent oxidoreductase, with protein sequence MTHPVIPDHLTDLLERPLIASLGTTRPDGRVQVQPMWFEFDGTDIRFTHTTTRIKYRNLMRDPAMTVLVIDPDDTGRYLEVRGRLTEAIPDPTGSYLVHLAARYGQPGAQPPADKADRVILRMTPEHVTHH encoded by the coding sequence ATGACCCACCCCGTGATCCCCGACCACCTGACCGACCTGCTCGAGCGCCCGCTGATCGCCTCGCTCGGCACCACCCGTCCCGACGGCAGGGTGCAGGTGCAGCCGATGTGGTTCGAGTTCGACGGCACCGACATCCGCTTCACCCACACCACCACGCGCATCAAGTACCGCAACCTCATGCGCGACCCGGCCATGACGGTCCTGGTCATCGACCCCGACGACACGGGCCGCTACCTCGAGGTGCGCGGGCGCCTGACCGAGGCCATCCCCGACCCGACGGGCTCGTACCTGGTGCACCTGGCCGCGCGGTACGGGCAGCCGGGTGCGCAGCCGCCCGCCGACAAGGCGGATCGGGTGATCCTGCGGATGACCCCGGAGCACGTCACGCATCACTGA
- a CDS encoding sensor histidine kinase: MSTPATTTAAPASQTDGDDWVRPWPGPRSLRADALGAAVLAAGTAVSLVLSSASGVYEDAAPVWASVLWLVAMTAPLVVRRLVPEVAAVVVSAAYMVGIITQVAELLFSQIIVFVAIYTVGAWGRRRALANLTRGVIVAAMFVWLFWNLIVYSNVADYLPALSREFDGLLSPYVAFGLIQIITNLLYFGGAWYFGDSAHRAARERAALAQRTEELAAERQRTARQAVALERVRIARELHDVVAHHVSVMGVQAGAARRVLERDPALATANLQSVEASAREAVDELHRLLGTLRADEVDEASAAAPPAEGTSTLGAAQLPQLAAESARAGLPTEFRAVGEERPLPAVVDLTVYRIAQEALTNARKHGGGAARADVRLRYLDDAVELEVVNSGLARAAAATPGRGLGQVGMRERAASVGGEVEFGPRARGGYLVRARLPLHPPAVPAAAEDGR; encoded by the coding sequence ATGAGCACGCCCGCCACCACGACCGCAGCGCCCGCGAGCCAGACCGACGGCGACGACTGGGTGCGCCCGTGGCCGGGGCCGCGCTCGCTGCGCGCCGACGCACTCGGCGCGGCCGTACTCGCCGCCGGCACCGCCGTGAGCCTCGTGCTCTCCTCGGCGAGCGGGGTGTACGAGGACGCGGCCCCGGTCTGGGCGTCCGTGCTCTGGCTCGTGGCCATGACCGCGCCGCTGGTCGTGCGCCGGCTCGTGCCCGAGGTCGCGGCCGTGGTGGTCTCGGCCGCGTACATGGTGGGCATCATCACGCAGGTCGCCGAGCTGCTGTTCAGCCAGATCATCGTGTTCGTCGCGATCTACACGGTGGGCGCGTGGGGGCGTCGGCGCGCCCTGGCGAACCTCACCCGGGGCGTGATCGTCGCGGCGATGTTCGTCTGGCTGTTCTGGAACCTCATCGTCTACTCGAACGTCGCGGACTACCTGCCCGCCCTCTCGCGCGAGTTCGACGGCCTGCTCTCGCCCTACGTCGCGTTCGGGCTCATCCAGATCATCACCAACCTGCTCTACTTCGGCGGCGCATGGTACTTCGGCGACTCGGCCCATCGCGCGGCCCGGGAGCGCGCGGCGCTCGCCCAGCGCACGGAGGAGCTCGCCGCCGAGCGGCAGCGCACGGCGCGGCAGGCGGTCGCGCTCGAGCGCGTGCGCATCGCGCGCGAGCTGCACGACGTGGTCGCGCACCACGTGTCGGTGATGGGCGTGCAGGCGGGGGCGGCGCGACGCGTGCTCGAGCGCGATCCGGCGCTCGCCACGGCGAACCTGCAGTCGGTCGAGGCGAGTGCGCGCGAGGCCGTCGACGAGCTGCACCGGCTGCTCGGCACGCTGCGGGCCGACGAGGTCGACGAGGCATCCGCCGCCGCACCTCCGGCGGAGGGCACCAGCACCCTCGGAGCGGCCCAGCTGCCGCAACTCGCCGCCGAGTCTGCGCGCGCCGGGCTGCCCACCGAGTTCCGCGCCGTCGGCGAGGAGCGGCCGCTGCCGGCCGTGGTCGACCTCACGGTCTACCGCATCGCCCAGGAGGCGCTCACGAACGCCCGCAAGCACGGCGGCGGCGCGGCGCGCGCCGACGTGCGCCTGCGCTACCTCGACGACGCGGTCGAGCTCGAGGTGGTCAACTCCGGGCTCGCGCGCGCGGCCGCCGCGACTCCGGGACGCGGGCTCGGCCAGGTCGGCATGCGCGAGCGCGCGGCGTCGGTCGGCGGCGAGGTCGAGTTCGGGCCGCGCGCCCGCGGGGGCTACCTCGTGCGGGCGCGGCTGCCGTTGCATCCGCCCGCCGTCCCGGCTGCTGCGGAGGACGGCCGATGA
- a CDS encoding DUF6421 family protein, with translation MSQTQLDPRIDVAEVPDPAASIALARGVEHDPAWLDLKAAATALQALQAKDGSVPEEADRPEASALVDRVATAVDALAPRFPHDADYLAQLPRDLRRWRDEGLGVPDFLDALVAFQPQRHRIDGLRHLVVFPMLTQNGSADRHLEALVVETIWPESIAHLEASDYGNALFVSLRLVDFTPGYDTNSAVLFPETVAMREIPPFTWGAIFQDREAARYRRVVRAAAAITKLDLPADAERMLDDQALTERVFVMWDLIHDRTHMRGDLPFDPFMIKQRMPFFLYSLEELRCDMTAFREAVRIQRRLEARAADASGDPLTDVEAYVLDLARLVQYAVIFDRIFRFAITGTRVRNYDGLGGQLLFAWLHQRGVLHWTDTKLAFDWEGVPDAVVALGDAIDELYWRSIDRPKTAHWLAAYELVSGVLEPNPASAWARGLPDEVLAGAPRGYTDLVMDDEFPLSMFYEALEKKMRDVIASTVGITGTTPDA, from the coding sequence GTGTCGCAGACCCAGCTCGACCCCCGCATCGACGTCGCCGAGGTCCCCGACCCGGCCGCTTCCATCGCCCTCGCGCGCGGCGTGGAGCACGACCCGGCCTGGCTCGATCTGAAGGCCGCCGCCACCGCACTGCAGGCGCTGCAGGCGAAGGACGGCTCGGTGCCCGAGGAGGCCGACCGCCCCGAGGCATCCGCCCTCGTCGACCGCGTGGCGACCGCCGTCGACGCCCTCGCCCCGCGCTTCCCGCACGACGCCGACTACCTCGCGCAGCTGCCCCGCGACCTGCGCCGCTGGCGCGACGAGGGGCTCGGCGTGCCCGACTTCCTCGACGCGCTCGTCGCGTTCCAGCCGCAGCGGCACCGCATCGACGGGCTGCGCCACCTCGTGGTCTTCCCGATGCTCACGCAGAACGGCTCGGCCGACCGGCACCTCGAGGCGCTCGTCGTCGAGACGATCTGGCCCGAGTCGATCGCGCACCTCGAGGCATCCGACTACGGCAACGCCCTGTTCGTGAGCCTGCGCCTGGTCGACTTCACGCCCGGCTACGACACGAACTCGGCCGTGCTGTTCCCCGAGACGGTGGCGATGCGCGAGATCCCGCCGTTCACGTGGGGCGCGATCTTCCAGGACCGCGAGGCCGCCCGCTACCGCCGCGTCGTGCGCGCCGCTGCCGCCATCACGAAGCTCGACCTGCCGGCCGACGCCGAGCGCATGCTCGACGACCAGGCCCTCACCGAGCGCGTGTTCGTCATGTGGGACCTCATCCACGACCGCACCCACATGCGCGGCGACCTGCCGTTCGACCCGTTCATGATCAAGCAGCGCATGCCGTTCTTCCTCTACTCGCTCGAGGAGCTGCGCTGCGACATGACCGCGTTCCGCGAGGCGGTGCGCATCCAGCGCCGGCTCGAGGCGAGGGCGGCGGATGCCTCCGGCGACCCGCTCACCGACGTCGAGGCGTACGTGCTCGACCTCGCCCGCCTCGTGCAGTACGCGGTGATCTTCGACCGCATCTTCCGCTTCGCGATCACGGGCACGCGCGTGCGCAACTACGACGGGCTCGGCGGGCAGCTGCTGTTCGCGTGGCTGCACCAGCGCGGCGTGCTGCACTGGACCGACACGAAGCTCGCGTTCGACTGGGAGGGCGTGCCCGACGCGGTCGTCGCCCTCGGCGACGCGATCGACGAGCTGTACTGGCGCTCGATCGACCGGCCGAAGACCGCACACTGGCTCGCGGCGTACGAGCTCGTCTCGGGCGTGCTCGAGCCGAACCCGGCATCCGCCTGGGCGCGCGGGCTGCCCGACGAGGTGCTCGCGGGCGCGCCGCGCGGCTACACCGACCTCGTCATGGACGACGAGTTCCCCCTGTCGATGTTCTACGAGGCGCTCGAGAAGAAGATGCGCGACGTGATCGCCTCGACCGTGGGCATCACGGGCACGACCCCCGACGCCTGA
- a CDS encoding ABC transporter permease: MSAGTARAATAARPAAPGFATSAWLVAAREIMVRLRSVAFVVSTGIILLAALAAVVIGSVVGSNEEPPAVAALGDAQAVVAGTDALQVVDAADVGEAEQLLRDGEVEAIVAPDALVPELAPEGAASGEPSGLGITVVGMTEAPSSVIRALSVSPNVALLEPTSQDPALVYFVALGFGLVFFMSALSFGQIIAQSVVEEKQTRVVEILLSAIPVRALLTGKVVGNSLLAFAQIVVIAVLAMLGLMLTGQRVLLGGLGPSVAWFVLFFLFGFVMLAALFAAAAALVSRSEDVGTTTTPVTMLVMIPYFLVIFFNSDETVLAIMSYVPFSAPIGMPMRVFLGTAEWWEPPLSLVILVATTALAILVGSRIYGNALLRMGARVKLRDALGA, translated from the coding sequence ATGAGCGCAGGCACCGCTCGCGCAGCCACCGCCGCCCGCCCGGCGGCGCCCGGCTTCGCCACGAGCGCCTGGCTCGTCGCGGCGCGCGAGATCATGGTGCGGCTCCGCAGCGTCGCCTTCGTCGTCTCGACCGGCATCATCCTGCTCGCCGCGCTGGCCGCGGTCGTGATCGGCAGCGTCGTGGGCTCGAACGAGGAGCCGCCCGCCGTCGCCGCCCTGGGTGACGCGCAGGCGGTGGTCGCCGGCACCGACGCGCTGCAGGTCGTCGACGCCGCCGACGTCGGCGAGGCCGAGCAGCTGCTCCGCGACGGCGAGGTCGAGGCGATCGTCGCGCCGGACGCGTTGGTGCCGGAGCTGGCCCCGGAGGGCGCGGCCTCCGGCGAGCCATCCGGCCTCGGCATCACCGTGGTCGGCATGACCGAGGCGCCCTCCTCCGTCATCCGGGCGCTCTCGGTGTCTCCGAACGTGGCGCTGCTCGAGCCGACGAGCCAGGACCCCGCGCTGGTCTACTTCGTCGCACTCGGCTTCGGGCTGGTGTTCTTCATGTCGGCGTTGTCGTTCGGCCAGATCATCGCCCAGAGCGTGGTCGAGGAGAAGCAGACCCGCGTCGTGGAGATCCTGCTGTCGGCGATCCCCGTACGTGCGCTGCTCACCGGCAAGGTGGTGGGCAACAGCCTGCTCGCCTTCGCCCAGATCGTGGTGATCGCGGTGCTGGCGATGCTGGGGCTCATGCTCACGGGCCAGCGCGTGCTGCTCGGGGGCCTCGGCCCGAGCGTCGCGTGGTTCGTCCTGTTCTTCCTCTTCGGGTTCGTGATGCTGGCCGCGCTGTTCGCCGCGGCAGCAGCGCTGGTCTCGCGCTCGGAGGACGTCGGCACGACGACCACGCCGGTGACGATGCTCGTGATGATCCCGTACTTCCTCGTGATCTTCTTCAACAGCGACGAGACGGTGCTCGCGATCATGAGCTACGTGCCGTTCTCGGCGCCGATCGGCATGCCCATGCGCGTGTTCCTCGGCACGGCGGAGTGGTGGGAGCCTCCGCTGTCGCTCGTGATCCTCGTCGCGACCACCGCGCTGGCCATCCTCGTGGGCAGCCGCATCTACGGCAACGCGCTGCTGCGGATGGGCGCCCGGGTGAAGCTGCGCGACGCGCTCGGCGCCTGA
- a CDS encoding VOC family protein, which yields MAHLTSMTAVLAASDLERARRFWHDVFGLEPTVSDVTGDYYTIGGTSVLVYETSFSGTAKNTVLSIMTENLDADMAEFRSHGVVFHDYDFPEGLTTVDGVADFEGSRGAWFDDSEGNIIALMQPTDEVIRQMRGASASSA from the coding sequence ATGGCACATCTCACCTCCATGACGGCCGTCCTGGCGGCATCCGACCTCGAGCGCGCCCGCCGGTTCTGGCACGACGTGTTCGGCCTCGAGCCGACGGTGTCCGACGTCACGGGCGACTACTACACGATCGGCGGCACGAGCGTGCTGGTGTACGAGACGAGCTTCTCGGGCACCGCGAAGAACACCGTGCTCTCGATCATGACCGAGAACCTCGACGCCGACATGGCGGAGTTCCGCTCGCACGGGGTCGTCTTCCACGACTACGACTTCCCCGAGGGGCTCACGACGGTCGACGGCGTCGCCGACTTCGAGGGCTCGCGCGGCGCGTGGTTCGACGACAGCGAGGGCAACATCATCGCGTTGATGCAGCCGACCGACGAGGTCATCCGCCAGATGCGCGGGGCCTCGGCGAGCTCCGCCTGA
- a CDS encoding PIG-L family deacetylase, with product MRKRTVALITVSAVVVAALGAAYWAGRDLFHMPTATGVDSVIGEVGGERVLGVFAHPDDEQTVNGLFWRAKAEDGAETALITATRGEAGHQVPTVARQDDLGIVREAEALKNSFNLGIDAHEVWHYPDGGVPEVDEDELVERIADAMAEFRPDVVVTFWPESGATGHADHMEIGRATELAIGRLEASAGPYTGPDTIVYTISPTKALTMFGGETGAFVAANQPDPDYAMPAEVGKKFEGWQIHASQRDFMPASYILPTWVIYALWDHEFYTVRDLAADPLG from the coding sequence ATGCGCAAGCGCACCGTCGCGCTCATCACCGTCTCCGCCGTCGTCGTCGCCGCCCTGGGCGCCGCGTACTGGGCCGGCCGCGACCTGTTCCACATGCCCACCGCCACCGGCGTCGACTCGGTGATCGGCGAGGTCGGCGGCGAGCGCGTGCTCGGCGTGTTCGCCCACCCCGACGACGAGCAGACCGTGAACGGCCTGTTCTGGCGGGCGAAGGCCGAGGACGGCGCCGAGACCGCGCTGATCACCGCGACCCGCGGCGAGGCCGGCCACCAGGTGCCGACCGTCGCCCGGCAGGACGACCTCGGCATCGTGCGCGAGGCCGAGGCGCTGAAGAACAGCTTTAACCTGGGCATCGACGCGCACGAGGTGTGGCACTACCCCGACGGCGGCGTGCCCGAGGTCGACGAGGACGAACTGGTCGAGCGCATCGCCGACGCCATGGCCGAGTTCCGTCCCGATGTCGTGGTCACGTTCTGGCCCGAGTCGGGCGCGACGGGCCACGCCGACCACATGGAGATCGGGCGGGCGACCGAGCTCGCGATCGGGCGGCTCGAGGCATCCGCCGGCCCCTACACCGGGCCCGACACCATCGTGTACACGATCAGCCCGACGAAGGCGCTGACGATGTTCGGCGGCGAGACCGGCGCGTTCGTCGCCGCGAACCAGCCCGACCCCGACTACGCGATGCCCGCCGAGGTGGGCAAGAAGTTCGAGGGCTGGCAGATCCACGCCTCGCAGCGCGACTTCATGCCGGCGTCGTACATCCTGCCGACGTGGGTCATCTACGCGCTGTGGGACCACGAGTTCTACACGGTGCGCGACCTCGCGGCCGACCCGCTGGGCTGA
- a CDS encoding SDR family NAD(P)-dependent oxidoreductase, with protein MSTDGRTVLIAGATSASGRAVAQALLADGARVIAVGSNRGRLDELEASVPGVITELADLTVKYDVLELSMRVHARIGDIDGVVHLVGGWRGGGGIPGQSDDDYRALEAGFTALRFVSRTFWDDLVASDAGRIAIVSSTTVEQPTAGSANYSAVKAASESWMHSLADGFAKAGDTGAATIFRVRSLSGLEDALADAVVGLWATEPGELNGRTTTLA; from the coding sequence GTGAGCACGGACGGACGCACGGTACTGATCGCGGGGGCGACGAGCGCGTCGGGGCGCGCGGTCGCGCAGGCGCTGCTCGCCGACGGGGCGCGGGTCATCGCGGTCGGCTCGAACCGGGGGCGACTCGACGAGCTCGAGGCATCCGTGCCCGGGGTCATCACCGAACTCGCCGACCTGACCGTCAAATACGACGTGCTCGAACTGTCGATGCGCGTGCACGCCCGCATCGGCGACATCGACGGCGTCGTGCACCTGGTCGGCGGCTGGCGCGGCGGGGGCGGCATCCCGGGGCAGAGCGACGACGACTATCGCGCGCTCGAGGCGGGCTTCACGGCGCTGCGGTTCGTGAGCCGCACGTTCTGGGACGACCTCGTGGCATCGGATGCCGGGCGCATCGCGATCGTCTCCTCCACGACGGTCGAGCAGCCCACGGCCGGCAGCGCGAACTACAGCGCGGTCAAGGCCGCGAGCGAGTCGTGGATGCACTCGCTCGCCGACGGCTTCGCCAAGGCCGGCGACACGGGCGCGGCGACGATCTTCCGCGTGCGCTCGCTCTCGGGGCTCGAGGACGCGCTCGCCGACGCCGTCGTCGGGCTCTGGGCAACGGAGCCAGGCGAGCTGAACGGCCGCACCACCACGCTCGCCTGA
- a CDS encoding ABC transporter ATP-binding protein: MLALDHVSKSYGERLALDDVSFTVAPGRMTGFVGGNGAGKTTAMRIVLGVLEADAGTVSLDGRTLTRADRQRFGYMPEERGLYPKMHVLEQLVHFARLHGWSPAPARRNALDLLDRLSLAERRDDKVETLSLGNQQRAQIAAALVHRPEVLILDEPFSGLDPIAVEQVQQVLTDFAAGGAPVLFSSHQLDIVERLCDDLVIIAGGRIAAAGERDALRDEHGSHRYELLLNGDAGWLRDVPGVDVVEFDGGWALFEVDSDATRQAVLCRAVDHGDVVSFTREQTTLAQIFTEVVR, from the coding sequence ATGCTCGCACTCGACCACGTGTCCAAGTCGTACGGGGAGCGCCTCGCCCTCGACGACGTCTCGTTCACCGTCGCTCCCGGTCGCATGACCGGATTCGTCGGCGGCAACGGCGCCGGCAAGACGACCGCCATGCGCATCGTGCTCGGCGTGCTCGAGGCCGACGCCGGCACGGTGTCGCTCGATGGCCGCACGCTCACGCGCGCCGACCGCCAGCGATTCGGCTACATGCCCGAGGAACGCGGACTGTACCCGAAGATGCACGTGCTCGAGCAGCTCGTCCACTTCGCCAGGCTGCACGGCTGGTCGCCGGCACCCGCCCGGCGCAACGCCCTCGACCTGCTGGACCGGCTGTCGCTCGCCGAGCGGCGCGACGACAAGGTCGAGACGCTCTCGCTCGGCAACCAGCAGCGCGCGCAGATCGCCGCGGCGCTCGTGCACCGGCCCGAGGTGCTCATCCTCGACGAGCCCTTCTCGGGCCTCGACCCGATCGCGGTCGAGCAGGTGCAGCAGGTGCTGACCGACTTCGCGGCCGGCGGCGCCCCAGTGCTCTTCTCCTCGCACCAGCTCGACATCGTCGAGCGGCTCTGCGACGACCTCGTCATCATCGCCGGCGGCCGCATCGCCGCCGCCGGTGAGCGCGACGCGCTGCGCGACGAGCACGGTTCGCATCGGTACGAGCTGCTGCTGAACGGCGACGCGGGCTGGCTGCGGGACGTTCCCGGTGTCGACGTCGTCGAGTTCGACGGCGGCTGGGCGCTGTTCGAGGTCGACTCGGATGCCACCCGCCAGGCCGTGCTCTGCCGAGCGGTGGACCACGGCGACGTCGTCAGCTTCACCCGCGAGCAGACCACGCTGGCCCAGATCTTCACGGAGGTCGTCCGATGA
- a CDS encoding response regulator, protein MSGVRVVVVDDQDLVRAGFRTILDSEDGIAVVGEAADGAAAVEVAARLAPDVVCMDVQMPGMDGLEATRRITAATGATAVLMLTTFNREDYLFEALRAGASGFLLKNSSPEQLIEAVQVLARGDALLSPDVTRAVIAAFGAQPGVPADAPEPAEPAPAPRPGAAGPTPDPGDPAPDPLLAALTDREGEVLALVAEGLSNAEIAARLFLGEATVKTHVSKVLQKLGVRDRIHAVVYAYEHGVVRPAADPRS, encoded by the coding sequence ATGAGCGGCGTGCGCGTGGTGGTCGTCGACGACCAGGACCTCGTGCGCGCAGGCTTCCGCACGATCCTCGACTCCGAGGACGGCATCGCCGTGGTCGGCGAGGCAGCCGACGGCGCCGCCGCCGTCGAGGTCGCGGCGCGCCTCGCCCCCGACGTGGTGTGCATGGACGTGCAGATGCCCGGCATGGACGGCCTCGAGGCGACCCGGCGCATCACCGCGGCCACGGGCGCGACGGCGGTGCTCATGCTCACGACCTTCAACCGCGAGGACTACCTGTTCGAGGCCCTGCGCGCCGGTGCGAGCGGGTTCCTGCTGAAGAACTCGAGCCCCGAGCAGCTCATCGAGGCGGTGCAGGTGCTCGCCCGCGGCGACGCCCTCCTGTCGCCCGACGTGACGCGCGCGGTGATCGCGGCGTTCGGCGCGCAGCCGGGGGTGCCGGCGGATGCCCCGGAGCCGGCCGAGCCCGCCCCGGCACCGCGTCCCGGTGCGGCCGGCCCGACGCCCGACCCGGGCGACCCGGCGCCCGACCCGCTGCTCGCAGCGCTCACCGATCGCGAGGGCGAGGTGCTCGCGCTCGTCGCGGAGGGCCTGTCGAACGCGGAGATCGCCGCCCGGCTGTTCCTCGGCGAGGCGACCGTGAAGACGCACGTGTCGAAGGTGCTCCAGAAGCTCGGCGTGCGCGACCGCATCCACGCGGTGGTGTACGCCTACGAGCACGGCGTGGTGCGGCCGGCAGCCGACCCGCGGTCCTGA
- a CDS encoding DUF998 domain-containing protein, giving the protein MEPRTASANDAVAARLATRRTRSLLRCGALAGPIFIAVVVIQMATREGFDLSRHPISLLAAGHGGWVQAANFVLAGVLAFTSAFGVARAIPTGPGRRWAPILVGVFGVGLVIGGVFPAGAALGFPPGTPDGIPTEVEFPAVLHAVAPPIAFTAIVIAALVVARRLATEDRRIAAGVTVAIAVIGYALSLPFGPGASIRLFIGIALVFGWLTWWTSSLARSAGEADLSR; this is encoded by the coding sequence ATGGAACCCCGAACCGCATCCGCGAACGATGCCGTCGCGGCTCGCCTCGCGACCCGACGCACCCGATCGCTCCTGCGCTGCGGCGCGCTCGCCGGCCCGATCTTCATCGCGGTCGTCGTGATCCAGATGGCGACGCGGGAGGGATTCGACCTCTCGAGGCATCCGATCAGCCTGCTCGCCGCCGGCCACGGCGGCTGGGTGCAGGCGGCGAACTTCGTGCTCGCGGGCGTGCTGGCCTTCACGAGCGCGTTCGGGGTCGCTCGCGCGATCCCGACTGGACCGGGACGGCGCTGGGCGCCGATCCTGGTCGGCGTCTTCGGCGTGGGGCTCGTGATCGGCGGGGTGTTCCCGGCCGGCGCCGCGCTCGGCTTCCCGCCCGGGACGCCTGACGGCATCCCGACGGAGGTCGAGTTCCCGGCCGTGCTGCACGCCGTCGCACCGCCGATCGCGTTCACCGCCATCGTCATCGCCGCGCTGGTGGTGGCGCGCCGCCTCGCGACGGAGGACCGCAGGATCGCGGCGGGCGTGACGGTCGCGATCGCCGTGATCGGCTACGCGCTGTCGCTGCCGTTCGGCCCCGGCGCCAGCATCCGCCTGTTCATCGGGATCGCACTCGTGTTCGGCTGGCTGACCTGGTGGACGAGCTCGCTCGCCCGGTCGGCAGGGGAGGCCGATCTCTCGCGCTAG
- a CDS encoding threonine aldolase family protein, producing MTARLHDPALRGFASDNYSGVHPEVLQAIANANDGHQIAYGEDVYTTRLQEVFAQHFGEGVHAFPVFNGTGANVTGLQAMLPRWGAVVCTSTAHIHTDEGGAPERVAGLKLLPVPTPDGKLTPELIDREAWGWGDEHRAQPLVVSITQTTELGTAYTVDEVRAIAEHVHARGMKLHMDGARIANAAATLDVPLRAFTSDAGVDVLSFGGTKNGLLYGEAVVVLSDDALELAGTTGPDSIRYLRKLNMQLTSKMRFVSAQLIALLEGDLWLRNARHSNTMAARLRSRLEEGVAAGELPGLGFSQETQSNAVFATLPAGVADRLRDVFRFYDWDAARGEVRWMCAFDTLADDVDAFVAAIRSELARA from the coding sequence GTGACCGCACGACTGCACGACCCCGCCCTGCGCGGCTTCGCCTCCGACAACTACTCCGGCGTGCACCCCGAGGTGCTCCAGGCCATCGCGAACGCGAACGACGGCCACCAGATCGCCTACGGCGAGGACGTCTACACGACGCGCCTGCAGGAGGTCTTCGCGCAGCACTTCGGCGAGGGCGTGCACGCGTTCCCGGTGTTCAACGGCACCGGTGCGAACGTGACCGGACTGCAGGCGATGCTGCCGCGTTGGGGCGCCGTCGTGTGCACGAGCACCGCGCACATCCACACCGACGAGGGCGGTGCGCCCGAGCGCGTGGCCGGCCTCAAGCTGCTGCCCGTTCCGACGCCCGACGGCAAGCTGACCCCCGAGCTCATCGATCGCGAGGCCTGGGGCTGGGGCGACGAGCACCGCGCGCAGCCGCTCGTGGTCTCGATCACGCAGACCACCGAGCTCGGCACCGCCTACACCGTCGACGAGGTGCGCGCGATCGCCGAGCACGTGCACGCGCGCGGCATGAAGCTGCACATGGACGGCGCCCGCATCGCCAACGCCGCGGCGACGCTCGACGTGCCGCTGCGCGCGTTCACGTCCGACGCGGGCGTCGACGTGCTGAGCTTCGGCGGCACCAAGAACGGGCTGCTCTACGGCGAGGCCGTCGTCGTGCTCTCCGATGACGCACTGGAGCTCGCCGGCACCACCGGGCCCGACTCCATCCGCTACCTGCGCAAGCTGAACATGCAGCTGACCTCGAAGATGCGCTTCGTCTCGGCGCAGCTGATCGCCCTGCTCGAGGGCGACCTCTGGCTGCGCAACGCGCGTCACTCGAACACCATGGCCGCGCGACTGCGGAGCCGGCTCGAGGAGGGTGTCGCCGCCGGCGAGCTGCCGGGCCTCGGCTTCAGCCAGGAGACGCAGTCGAACGCGGTCTTCGCGACGTTGCCCGCCGGTGTCGCCGACCGACTCCGCGACGTGTTCCGCTTCTACGACTGGGACGCCGCACGCGGCGAGGTGCGCTGGATGTGCGCATTCGACACGCTCGCCGACGACGTCGACGCCTTCGTCGCTGCCATCCGGTCGGAGCTCGCCCGCGCCTGA
- a CDS encoding nitroreductase family protein, whose amino-acid sequence MTIDDTDFTDGFTRAAETRVPLLGVLAERWSPRSFDPDATIDDHALDGALEAARWAPSASNSQPWRFIVGRRGTRTFEQIHGTLAGGNQGWADKAAALIVNVAETTDVDGTPRPWGHYDLGQSVAYLAAQAHHDGLHAHQMGGFDRDAIRRAFGLDDRLEPVSVIAIGVLASPDALPDRLREREVAPRRRMPLDELVLQRD is encoded by the coding sequence ATGACGATCGACGACACCGACTTCACCGACGGCTTCACCCGCGCGGCCGAGACCCGCGTGCCCCTGCTCGGCGTACTCGCCGAGCGCTGGAGCCCGCGGTCGTTCGACCCGGACGCCACGATCGACGACCACGCCCTCGACGGCGCGCTCGAGGCCGCCCGCTGGGCGCCGTCCGCCAGCAACTCGCAGCCCTGGCGGTTCATCGTCGGGCGTCGCGGCACCCGCACCTTCGAGCAGATCCACGGCACGCTCGCCGGCGGCAACCAGGGCTGGGCCGACAAGGCCGCCGCGCTCATCGTGAACGTCGCCGAGACCACCGACGTCGACGGCACGCCGCGGCCGTGGGGACACTACGACCTCGGGCAGTCCGTCGCCTACCTCGCCGCCCAGGCGCACCACGACGGCCTGCACGCGCACCAGATGGGCGGATTCGACCGCGACGCCATCCGCAGGGCGTTCGGACTCGACGACCGGCTCGAGCCGGTCTCGGTCATCGCGATCGGCGTGCTCGCGAGCCCCGACGCGCTGCCCGACCGGCTCCGCGAGCGGGAGGTCGCACCGCGCCGTCGCATGCCGCTCGACGAGCTCGTGCTGCAGCGCGACTGA